A genomic window from Meleagris gallopavo isolate NT-WF06-2002-E0010 breed Aviagen turkey brand Nicholas breeding stock chromosome 30, Turkey_5.1, whole genome shotgun sequence includes:
- the C2CD4C gene encoding C2 calcium-dependent domain-containing protein 4C codes for MWLLERLRGMAESSSARGSGPDDSPRGSRYSNVLTPDKIPDFFIPPKLSAAPAEPEGTEPTAPPILGPSVSEQDLTDRKTPRSPRPPSRPRAKASGRHIIQIESAEDWTAEGGFGTNVDPQAQTAMSLPYVPKAQTSYGFATLVESPHTRRKESLFHSEHSSLCPSPATSPSAQRRAKLNGESRAQAPADLGAALMHPGRYFSGGESDTCSSAESSPFGSPLLSRSVSLLKIFSQESQSKVIKLKHSVARNSSLSTDDSSADTSPSAQRRSRSAPAGGQPAAGTELPQGRPREHSLRLSRGGRLRLTADYDPSNARLRVQLICAEDLYDALVDVRGIHCCVSLCLNPGKLQKQRSTIIKNSRNPVFNEDFFFDGLGPSHVRKLSLKLKVVNKGSSLKRDTLLGEKELPLSALL; via the coding sequence ATGTGGCTCCTGGAGCGGCTGCGCGGCATGGCGGAGAGCAGCAGCGCACGGGGCTCGGGGCCGGACGATTCCCCGCGGGGCTCCCGCTATAGCAACGTTCTCACCCCCGATAAGATCCCCGACTTCTTCATCCCGCCCAAGCTGAGCGCTGCACCCGCTGAACCCGAAGGTACCGAACCCACCGCGCCTCCCATCCTGGGTCCGTCTGTCTCGGAGCAGGACCTGACGGACCGCAAGACCCCACGCAGCCCCCGGCCTCCCAGCCGACCCCGTGCGAAGGCATCCGGCCGGCACATCATTCAGATCGAGAGCGCCGAGGACTGGACAGCTGAGGGAGGCTTCGGCACCAACGTGGACCCGCAGGCGCAGACAGCCATGTCTCTGCCCTATGTGCCCAAAGCGCAGACCTCCTACGGTTTCGCCACGCTGGTGGAGAGTCCCCACACCCGACGTAAGGAATCGCTCTTCCATAGCGAACACAGCAGCCTCTGCCCTTCGCCGGCCACCTCGCCCAGTGCCCAGCGCAGGGCAAAGCTCAACggtgagagcagagctcaggctCCTGCCGACCTGGGGGCGGCCCTCATGCACCCCGGGCGCTATTTCAGCGGTGGTGAAAGCGACACGTGCTCTTCAGCCGAGTCCTCACCCTTCGGCTCACCCCTCCTCTCCCGCTCCGTCTCTCTGCTGAAGATCTTCAGCCAGGAGAGCCAATCCAAGGTCATCAAGCTGAAGCACTCGGTGGCTCGCAACAGCTCGCTTTCAACCGATGACAGCTCAGCCGACACCAGTCCCAGCGCCCAGCGTCGCTCCAGGAGCGCTCCGGCCGGGGGACAACCGGCAGCGGGCACGGAGCTGCCGCAGGGTCGGCCCCGTGAGCACAGCCTGCGGCTCAGCCGGGGCGGCCGCCTCCGTCTGACTGCTGATTATGACCCTTCCAACGCCCGGCTTCGCGTTCAGCTCATCTGCGCTGAGGATCTCTACGACGCTCTGGTCGATGTGCGTGGTATCCACTGCTGCGTTTCGCTGTGCCTCAACCCGGGGAAGCTACAGAAGCAGCGCAGCACCATCATCAAGAACAGCCGCAACCCCGTCTTCAATGAGGACTTCTTCTTCGATGGGCTGGGCCCCAGCCACGTCAGGAAGCTGTCCCTCAAGCTGAAGGTGGTCAACAAAGGCAGCAGCCTGAAGCGGGACACGCTGCTGGGGGAGAAGGAGCTCCCGCTCAGCGCCCTGCTGTAG
- the SHC2 gene encoding SHC-transforming protein 2, giving the protein MSRLRGGAGAARKAARVEGARPAGDEWNRKGSFINKPAQGWLHPDERVLGPGVSYIVRYMGCIEVLRSMRSLDFNTRTQVTREAINRLYEAVPGVKGIWKKKAPSKALFSILGKSNLRFAGMSIAVNISIDGLNLMIPTTRQIIANHHMQSISFASGGDMDTTDYVAYVAKDPINQRACHILECCDGLAQSVINTVGQAFELRFKQYLHSPPKAVVPPDRVLGMEESAWGEDDEAAEHDYYNSIPGKEPPLGGLIDSRLQHSAFPGRIRVQPSHQGGLALRRELSNQPGQPWDPENQGQSCDGYLQADGHPLVPRDYEEHMYVNTQSLESDATHAVPEESPKKDLFDMRPFEDALKLHKCIAGSNVSPPIEDQWPSPPTRKAPIAPTEEQLRREPWYHGKMSRRDAEKLLQMDGDFLVRDSITNPGQYVLTGMHSGQPKHLLLVDPEGVVRTKDVLFESISHLISHHRQNEQPIVAAESELHLRQVVQRKQ; this is encoded by the exons ATGAGCCGGCTGCGCGGCGGGGCCGGGGCCGCCAGGAAAGCGGCGAGGGTGGAGGGAGCCCGACCGGCCGGGGATGAGTGGAACCGCAAAGGCAGCTTCATCAACAAGCCGGCCCAGGGTTGGCTGCATCCCGACGAGCGGGTGCTGGGTCCCGGCGTCTCCTACATCGTCAGG TACATGGGGTGCATCGAGGTGCTGCGCTCCATGAGATCCCTCGACTTCAACACACGGACACAGGTCACCAG AGAAGCCATCAACAGACTGTACGAGGCAGTGCCGGGTGTGAAGGGCATCTGGAAGAAGAAG GCTCCCAGCAAAGCCCTTTTTTCCATCCTGGGGAAGAGCAACCTCCGCTTCGCAGGCATGAGCATCGCTGTCAATATCTCCATTGATGGCCTGAACCTCATGATCCCTACTACACGCCAG ATCATCGCCAACCACCACATGCAGTCCATCTCCTTTGCCTCCGGTGGGGACATG gaCACCACGGACTACGTCGCCTACGTCGCCAAGGACCCCATCAACCAGAGAG CCTGCCACATCCTGGAGTGCTGCGATGGGCTGGCACAGAGTGTCATCAACACGGTGGGACAAGCCTTTGAGCTGCGCTTCAAGCAGTACCTGCACAGCCCACCCAAGGCAGTTGTACCCCCAGACAG GGTGCTGGGGATGGAGGAGTCAGCATGGGGGGAGGACGATGAGGCGGCCGAGCATGATTACTACAACAGCATCCCTGGCAAGGAGCCACCTCTGGGGGGGCTGATCGACTCCCGcctgcagcacagtgcattCCCCGGCCGCATCCGCGTTCAGCCTTCTCACCAG GGTGGGTTAGCACTCAGACGAGAGCTATCGAACCAACCAGGACAGCCCTGGGACCCAGAGAACCAGG GCCAGTCCTGCGATGGGTATCTGCAGGCAGATGGGCACCCCCTGGTGCCACGGGACTATGAGGAGCACATGTATGTGAACACACAGAGCCTGGAATCGGATGCCACTCATGCAGTGCCAGAGGAGAGCCCCAAAAAGGACCTTTTTGACATGA GGCCTTTTGAAGATGCCCTGAAGCTCCACAAGTGCATTGCTGGGAGCAACGTCAGTCCACCCATCGAGGACCAGTGGCCGAGTCCCCCCACGAGGAAGGCTCCCATTGCCCCCACAGAGGAGCAGTTGAGACGGGAGCCATGGTACCACGGGAAGATGAGCCGACGGGATGCTGAGAAGCTCCTGCAGATGGATGGGGACTTCTTGGTGAGGGACAGTATCACCAACCCAGGGCAGTACGTTCTGACGGGCATGCATAGTGGGCAGCCCAAGCACCTGCTGCTGGTGGATCCCGAGGGAGTG GTGAGGACCAAGGATGTGCTCTTTGAGAGCATCAGTCACCTCATCAGCCACCACCGGCAGAACGAGCAGCCCATCGTGGCCGCCGAGAGTGAGCTGCACCTCCGCCAGGTTGTCCAGAGGAAGCAGTGA